One Epinephelus fuscoguttatus linkage group LG10, E.fuscoguttatus.final_Chr_v1 genomic window carries:
- the nipa1 gene encoding magnesium transporter NIPA1 yields the protein MAADSEPSSVSLPVLGILIAVVSSFINGSTFVLQKKGILRSRDRGGSYLTDVVWWGGTLCMIVGQIGNFLAYNVAPAVIVTPLGALGVLFGAVLASWILKEHLNILGKLGCVLCCCGSVVLIIHAPKAETVTSRLELEERLSDPVFVLYALSVVLLLVILIVWVAPAHGTSNIMVYVAVCSLLGSFTVPSSKGLGLAAQDAFGEGPSSSRALALFVCLLGTLAVSILIQFFFINKALECFNSNMFEAIYYVTFTTTVIVASALLFKEWAALTVTDSLAMLCGLTTMCVGVVLLRISQEALITWKKKTD from the exons ATGGCTGCTGACTCGGAGCCAAGCAGCGTTTCGTTGCCAGTCCTTGGAATATTGATAGCTGTAGTATCCAGTTTCATCAATGGGTCGACATTTGTGCTGCAAAAAAAGGGAATTTTACGCTCTCGCGACAGAG GAGGGTCGTACCTTACAGATGTGGTGTGGTGGGGTGGCACACTGTGCA TGATTGTTGGTCAAATTGGAAATTTCCTGGCGTACAATGTGGCCCCGGCTGTGATAGTTACACCACTGGGAGCCCTTGGAGTGTTATTTGG GGCTGTGCTGGCTTCTTGGATCTTGAAGGAGCATTTAAACATCCTGGGGAAGCTTGGCTGTGTGTTGTGCTGCTGTGGCTCCGTTGTGCTTATCATTCATGCCCCTAAAGCAGAAACTGTAACATCAAGACTGGAGTTAGAGGAGAGGCTGTCAGACCCAG TGTTTGTACTGTACGCCCTCTCTGTGGTCCTGCTGCTTGTCATATTAATCGTGTGGGTTGCTCCAGCTCATGGCACATCAAACATCATGGTGTACGTCGCCGTTTGTTCCCTCTTGGGAAGCTTCACTGTTCCAAGCAGCAAAGGACTCGGCCTGGCTGCACAAGACGCCTTTGGAGAGGGGCCGTCGAGCAGCAGAGCTCTGGCTCTCTTTGTGTGCCTGTTGGGGACGCTGGCAGTCAGCATCCTTATACAGTTCTTCTTCATCAACAAGGCCTTGGAGTGTTTCAACTCTAACATGTTTGAAGCCATATACTATGTGACGTTCACAACTACCGTGATTGTTGCCTCTGCGCTTCTCTTCAAGGAGTGGGCCGCACTAACTGTAACGGACAGCCTTGCTATGCTTTGTGGTCTGACGACAATGTGTGTCGGGGTTGTTTTACTCCGCATTTCCCAAGAGGCTTTGATTACttggaagaagaagacagactGA